In a genomic window of Nostoc sp. UHCC 0870:
- a CDS encoding TMEM165/GDT1 family protein gives MDWHLLGLSFITVFISELGDKSQLAAIALSGRGQSVRAVFFGSAAALLLASFLGALAGGAVAEVLPTRLLKAIAAAGFAILAVRLLFFKNEESAESLD, from the coding sequence ATGGATTGGCATCTTTTAGGACTAAGTTTTATTACAGTTTTCATCTCCGAATTAGGCGACAAAAGCCAACTAGCCGCGATCGCACTTTCTGGTCGTGGTCAATCTGTGCGTGCAGTCTTCTTTGGTAGTGCGGCGGCGTTACTCTTAGCCAGTTTTCTCGGTGCATTAGCTGGGGGTGCAGTCGCAGAGGTATTACCCACCCGTTTATTAAAAGCGATCGCTGCTGCGGGTTTTGCCATTCTCGCTGTGCGTCTGCTGTTCTTTAAAAATGAAGAATCAGCAGAATCGCTAGATTGA
- a CDS encoding TMEM165/GDT1 family protein: protein MKLDSAPVTLTGLSQSENQPELIASNESHLATAIIEPVQPVASADSHKKQESPFVIFGTTFITIFLAEIGDKTQLSTLLMSAESHSPWVVFLGSGAALITTSLLGVLLGSWISKQLSPKALDKSAGVMLFFISVMLFWDVLHG, encoded by the coding sequence GTGAAACTTGACTCTGCACCTGTAACCCTTACTGGCTTATCTCAGTCTGAAAACCAGCCAGAACTAATAGCAAGTAACGAATCTCACCTTGCTACCGCCATCATTGAGCCAGTTCAGCCTGTAGCTAGTGCTGATAGTCATAAAAAGCAGGAATCACCATTTGTTATTTTCGGTACTACTTTTATTACTATTTTTCTTGCAGAAATTGGCGATAAGACACAGCTATCAACTTTATTAATGAGTGCAGAATCTCATTCCCCGTGGGTGGTATTTTTGGGTTCTGGGGCTGCACTAATCACCACCAGCTTATTAGGGGTACTGTTAGGTAGTTGGATTTCTAAACAACTTAGTCCCAAAGCTTTAGACAAATCCGCAGGAGTGATGTTGTTTTTCATCTCCGTCATGCTGTTCTGGGATGTATTACACGGTTAA
- a CDS encoding YlcI/YnfO family protein codes for MEREALTIRFPSELLAKAKKLKGSNESFNDLVVEALESEVRRRRGWAAHQRIIARSEIIKAKTGIQPSSIEMIHSLREGEGRRD; via the coding sequence ATGGAACGTGAAGCTTTAACAATTCGCTTTCCCTCGGAACTACTTGCCAAAGCCAAGAAACTTAAGGGAAGCAACGAATCCTTTAATGATTTAGTGGTGGAGGCTTTGGAATCTGAAGTCAGACGTAGGAGAGGATGGGCTGCACATCAACGAATTATTGCCCGTAGCGAAATCATCAAAGCTAAAACTGGCATACAACCAAGTTCTATAGAGATGATTCACAGTCTCAGAGAAGGTGAAGGAAGACGTGACTAG
- a CDS encoding type II toxin-antitoxin system VapC family toxin codes for MTRVLCLDTSVWIPYLVPEVYQYQAVTLVAEALSLNIRLVAPAFAWAEVGSVLRKKTRLGVITTEEALGFFEDFCELPIDYIEEEAMRSKSWEIAEKYGLSTLYNAAFLACAEMTSAEFWTADAALVRQVTPRPAYLREIGEI; via the coding sequence GTGACTAGAGTTTTGTGTCTAGATACCAGTGTTTGGATTCCTTACCTTGTCCCAGAAGTTTATCAATATCAAGCTGTAACCCTAGTAGCAGAAGCATTGAGCTTAAATATACGTTTAGTAGCACCTGCTTTTGCTTGGGCTGAGGTTGGGTCTGTACTACGGAAGAAAACGCGGTTGGGAGTCATTACGACAGAGGAAGCACTAGGTTTTTTTGAGGATTTCTGCGAACTGCCGATTGATTACATTGAAGAAGAAGCAATGCGGAGCAAAAGTTGGGAAATTGCCGAAAAATACGGTTTATCAACTCTTTATAATGCAGCATTTCTCGCTTGTGCTGAGATGACATCTGCTGAGTTTTGGACTGCTGACGCTGCACTGGTTAGGCAAGTCACACCCAGACCTGCTTACCTACGGGAAATAGGGGAAATATAG